A single Lactuca sativa cultivar Salinas chromosome 8, Lsat_Salinas_v11, whole genome shotgun sequence DNA region contains:
- the LOC111908275 gene encoding uncharacterized protein LOC111908275 codes for MVKQATTLETAIWAAKNVETQIREKNLERDEVGEKRKFEGSSRPDEKRKVSKSDLKEFKEGAKWCDKCKRKHIGKFSKEMTCFKCGKTGHYASECTTKRESCFKYGEEGHFKQNCPRREGATRPKVLPQPKATAFQMILDEADDNTRNQ; via the coding sequence atggtcaagcaagcaaccactttggaaACTGcgatctgggctgctaagaacgtCGAGACCCAGATAAGGGAAAAGAATCTGGAGAGGGACGAAGtgggcgagaaaagaaagtttgaaggatcctcAAGGCCCGATGAGAAGAGAAAAGTCTCGAAATCTGATTTGAAGGAGTTTAAAGAAGGAGcaaaatggtgtgataagtgtaagaggAAGCACATTGGCAAATTCTCTAAAGAGATGACCTGcttcaaatgcgggaagactggtcattatgCCAGTGAATGCACAACCAAAAGAGAATCCTGCTTTAAGTATGGTgaagaaggacacttcaagcaaaactgcccaagaAGAGAAGGGGCTACAAGGCCGAAGGTGCTGCCACAGCCAAAGGCAacagcatttcaaatgatccttgacgaagcagatgacaatacAAGGAATCAATAA